tagtatgtgTATTTCCAGTTGCTAAgtagtaaaatcaaaatattactagATTTAGTAAAACAGATACCTACCACCTACATATAACGGAAAATcgaataatttaagataatatacctacctatagtatataaaagtgttaatatttaaatgtataatgatggCTAAGTGATAAAATCAGTGCCATGGCGTGTAACACGATCAACCTTTAAACGttttacaaaatgaaaaattatttaataataataaactgttaCAAAATAGTCTCAGAATAATAGGTAAACACTATTATAgtggttataataaattaccacGAATAACCTTTTTTTCTTCACGTTTATGCAGTACatctgttttaaattttactgtaaGACAAGGTATCacggaattttttttatacatctaCCGTGTCCTAGTGTTATTACGTCTACGTCTACGTGTTCCAGACGACCGTCGGTCGGGGACCATGAAAAGCAAACTGGTATTCGAGTATTCAACACTACTACGCCAACAATAAATGCCATCTGTGCACACCTGTTCGTTGTTTCGCGTTTGCAGCCGGTCGGAAACTCCGACGACTTCGGCAAAGATTTTCCACCTACTACGCccagtatacctattatacctacctatttagtaTACTACAATGTCTCATATTATGCGATCTTAATCACCTACATTTGTAAGGTTTGTCACGTTGGCATGATAAGTATTTATAGCCTTATAGgtagcaataataaatacaataaatgtataatatatcgcagttaaaattattatatcaacgatttagaatatattatttataactgtaataataatatatcaaacgtttatgattaaaaaaattctgtacTGACTAAGcagttaaattgtttttattgttgaacACGAAATTAATTTTCCCTAAATGAACTTCGTCATCTCTCTAGTCtgtgtttatgaaaataataaattttattattaaaataaaatcagataACCGCGATTGACGTTACCTACGCGGTAcacatagttattatattctatagtttACGAtctgattgaaaatttttaatcagttGATCacgttaacaaaaataattattgtccaaTGTACAACTGactatatacataagtatctgtatacatattttaatattttctacatacacgaacattatacattatattataatattcgactTCTCCATATGAAGATTAATACTTAGTAGCTACTAATTATACGCTGTATACACCACGaaaggtgattttttttttcttattttttttaaacctcgATCAGATATGAACAATAAAACTCGTCTTCATAATTGGGGTAGAACTGAAAAATCCCTAGAAtgtgtataacataaataactaCATATTTGGGGTtttatgtgtacataatatttattttacgcgataaattatgataattataattcgcgACGCTGTTACAAtgtttatacacaattttaaaaacacgaatgtatacaaatacatgCGTTTCCATAGTCTCCAACACTTAGCAACTtgcaaaaatacaaacatcgAGGTCTACTTTGTATTTTCGAGTACGGGAAATCATTAtggaaatatataacaaattgaaCTGCATGAAACGCCCATCAGGAACGTTACAATGcgcatattgttttattattaggcggctgtttaaaataaaactattaactaaaaaaaatcgcGAATCTACGTGTATACACATCACATAGTTGTAGTACTCTATatagtattgttataatttcgaTCGTTCCGATGATAGTAACGAATTCATTATTACCCGAGTAATTCGCTCGCTAAACCGTGAACGtcattaaagtttatttatttcatcgaGCATTTGACGTCGGGATATATACTCGGTGGGCGTAAATacccaataaaataatactcacGTGTAAGggtacctatatggctatatacaTTTGAGGCACTACACGTCATAAACATGTATTGCGGCACGTCGACGTCGTTTTGAATCTCAGCACGCGAGGGTGTTGTATACTTTTTagccatcatattatatgttattcagCCCCGAGAATtaatctgtttatttttttttttttaatcaaaaacacCATGTCAGCGGAGGActcgaaaaaatattgtttcggTCTCATCGACTTACGCTGCGGTATCAGAATCATAGCTATACTGAACATAGTAagtatacatactattatgtagttgtataggtaataactaatcaatcatagttttaattatacgtgtgattatacagtatatgattattttattgatttagttttatacaatatgtaatgatataatttgacattagacatattgtataaaactaaattaataagataattatgtacctaataaataatcacgTCATGTATAATCAAAAACGcgattagtaaataataatagaccaataacaattatgtacactgtacattaactgcataatataaaacttggtTAAATAtgccaaaaataaatgatgataGAAAATGTAAAGTAGCGGTTCTTCAGCGGTGATCGCTTAGGCAGTTATGCAGTCGCTGTGTAGAACACCGTGAATTTAGCAGggcacaaataaaaattgtaggcatataaaatatctatatagtataataggtatatttttcacacctctttttttatattttactattataatatacatgaatataCATGATTCACGATTCATACTAGATTCGTGCGGTCAAGCAGTTCCAAACGTACATCAGTTACGGaccgaaaataaattattttgtggatGAAAAACTTAAGAGTAAACTTAAGAggatctattataaaaaatggacCGTAGGCGACTCGATTTTGACTCATTTTTATCACTAAAACGTTCCACACAAAAaccaaaatgttatttaatactacatacattaaaatttgtacaataaatatgtgaaaaaaaattgttaattaaaattgttcttttttttattttattttaaacttagggAGGGTATTTCGCCGCAACCTGTATAATGTGCCTATAGGTATATTCTATAATGTTAATGTACCGATTCGTAAATCTGTCGCTGTTACACGCCGTATCAGAATATAGAcaacgttttaattattaccacataatatacttatctaCAATCTACCggttatatcattaaaatttaaaatactacaaaatattacacattgaTGAGACGTTGTATATCTTTCAGTGATGAATTCTTCAGATATTCTAAATGTCTAAGCATGCTCCATTTgcttaaaaagaaaaacatgagtaaatacaattataaaaaatattttatttatttattatcataagtatttgaaaataaaatgtataaaaaaaatatcaattatacagTACAActctattatagttatatacgtttactgtttattataagtgtatTGTAAGTTGCGATCCGTAAAGCACGCGATAGCTATGTGCACAACGCTATTATACTTACACAACGTTTGTTATCGCTGTGAAAGTGTGAAATATTCAAACTATTCCAATAGTTCTGCTCTATTCATTCGATTGTACTTCATCAGCGATcttgtgattaaaaatatatgtgtaaaaataaattaaaattaaaaaaaaaaacttttttttaaatattttaacgtgtactgctataaattataaaacactatGATAAATGTGCAAGCCCGTACTTCAGAGTCAACATTCACCACCGAATGAATTATCTTGGATCGTTGGACagtgtatcataataaatatatctttgtaaaattacaatttacaaatacatAGATTTAGAGTTTCTTTCTATATGGACATTGAACATAGTGTATGATgcatatacctatagtataatGTCAATTGTTAGTGCACGTTGTCcagaaatatagtatattattataatataatttattatatttgattcgatttatatcttattttattgtttcagtGTGTTTGGATGTTAGCCatcatattgaatatattttttttgatagtcGTACTCGGAACAAAGGTTCATTCATTTTTCTCAGGTAAGCGTACACGTTTTTATTCCTATACCTTAATGTTATATGCGTTTTTATCTCAtgcttttatcaaaaaaattgtatttaataacgcgaccgaatttattattttttaaagttaaagtaatttcactttaaaaaaaggtaGCCGAGTCGAAACCGCTTTGCTATACACTAGATGTTGAGTGGGTCACTTGTAtagatatgttattaaatataaagtcaataatgtatcattgcatatgaaaaataattctgaacggagaccttagctataaaaattttggctatggatttttaatttttttatacagttataaaaaaaaaacatttcttgCGCTAAATTTTCAAGAATGTTGACcctgcaaataatttttatgagtatttatagaaaaaaaaactaaaaacattgaatacttcaattatttataaataaatagctcaaaaaaatcgaaatatttagaacattatatttactttgagTAGGCTAACGTCAACATTCAGTGAAAATCCCAAGTATCTGCAGTTatccattttaaattacaacaaaatattaaaaatcgttttaggAAAAATAGCCACGTATTTATGACacgattaaatattcattgtcATACAAATTCCAGTTTTAAAtggtcataaataataaatattacttataggaaggcttattttttgttttacgtataataactattgaggaatcttgtattaatactaaatataaaactaaaataaaaaacaaatacatttttttacgaatttctaactaaaaaataatttgtaaactttaaagattttaaaaaatattgtcaaaattCCAAACTTaaatgctaataaaaaaatattataacatcgactttttattttgcaaattaACAACTTACggagaatattgtattaaatgttcaaaaatttttaacatatttcttAATGacgtttatagaaataaaataaaataataaattaaaaccaaatatactaaaataatttattcttcgtttaattaatattttattttgaacaaatttaaatttcaaatggctacaaaaaattgtaattatgaagtatttttttaaagttttagatttcagtatgattttatgattcataaattataaggtTATCATGTGTCATGAGTTATTCTCGATTATAATttcctatttaaaattatcaaacctttgtcttaaaaatttatcattttaaaaatttttaagtgcaaaataatttacaagtgTTCAggattttgacattttttgattagtatataaaaaagttgtgttagatattatattatattttcgagaATTTCGACCTGATGATAacttttatcgatatttatagaaaaaaaataaagaatatgtATTACAGAATAAATTAGGAAATCGTTTAGTTTAAGCTatcataaatcaaattatattatatattttatttttttacttgtttatagtcagaatatttcaatgaaaaaattatttatcagatTAATGCTCGTGTTAtgaataatttctttatattcatagcttattatacctataattatgtacaccTGCAGTTATAAGCCCACTGTTTCTAGGTAATGAAGCCGAAGAAAACACAAACAATAGAACTCACACTATATATGGTCTATTAAGTTCATCATTTATGGAAGTTGTTCTTCTTTACTTTAACATTTGTCTGAAGAAATCAATAAATGAAGTAAGTTGAAGATATcgatatgttaataatagtaacataaataaacgagattaacaattaacacctatttattaaatttcaataaaattaagatcGATTGGTACTaggtcaatattaaaaatatttagtttataccgAGTcttcttaataaatttaatgttatgtaaAGCTGCGTCTTAACTAATGTTTACAAATGAAAAGTACATCAAACTGTGTGACGTAATTTTCACGAGTCCCGAAAAATAGTTAGATTAGGTCATTTTCAAATGctgtatattaacaatttattatcttattgttttgtaataatagataaagatTTAGCAGATATAtggaataatacatattttattttaatttaatttattaaataaaattacaaacacttaagataaaatattataatatgaacctTATCTGTgaactatgaaaaataatcgGTGACTCGAGAAAACTATTTGACTGGCCTTCAAATTCGTTTCGTCCTGGGtatattttagtgattttttcAGGGTATAAAATGCATGCTCATAATGGCGTTTTATAGAACATGTCGCttccaaattattaataattattaaacaaaataactaatatttttttttacttaataaaaacagaatataatattaaatttaaaaaagggtGGGCAAGTGGTTATCGCTCTGCtatatagtagagatggagcgtagatcactataatggatgtgttgaatttgaatacaatgtaattatcattgtatacgaaccacgattctgaacggaaatAATTTGTCAGACTAAGATAATTAgtaggttttatattattagctactatgtttaaattgtaatttatcgttattttacgcgatttcgtaaaaaattaaattgcgtacgctcataaaatgttttctatattgacgctataattttttttacagttattcgAAGAAAAAGTTATGGGAACCTTGTGTTGGGCTTTTTAACCTTAGATATAAAtcacaacaattttatgaattttcaatttcaaacttccttgcaaattttcgtgattttgacatatttcgtgaacatttgaactttaaatgctaatgcttctttaaactataaacaaaaattgtgacttacgattttttattttttttttttacaatgataaatataacttataataaactttatattcaattttaaagatatttcggaaagccaattttttttaatcggcatttcaaaaaaaacttagaaaaatcgaaaatttcaattgtctataaatagttttaaaaaagtcaaaatatcttaaaaatttaatcgtaaataaataacgctaatataaacatttggtaaaaatttcaagtatttacaaaggttcgtttttgagttacaacaaaataaaaaaatcgatttagtCAAAAACTGGTTATGCGTTAAAAATTAccgtttttccgttatttatttaggtttttTCCTGGCGCTTTTGAAACTACCCCTCCCCCCCCTcaaagtacaaactagattCACTTTCTTTTTCAAATCGGGGtcgaatttaaaaatcaaagcactactactactccaaaacgtgatgacagtcgtcagtcacaaaaataaaaaaaaaacacacatcattgtaaaaacaacatatttgtcactccgttcagaatctaaaaaaatgtacatagttTTTATCTTTTGTCTTTTTATCTCGTGTAAAAAAACGTATtgtgaaaattcaaattttttttcagaaaaatgttcaaaatatcaaGCATTGGTTGGTGATgtatttaatggttttaatacatatactcatttattatagttatgcgGCATTAGTATCTAATCAACCACTGTTCCTCTTGTGTATTGGACTTATCTCTAGCCGTATGTACAACATATTTATCGGAAAATCGTTAATTCACTAACCTAATcgtctcatattattattattattgctaatcGTTTTAGTGATCGTTTTGTTCATGCTGTACATTGTGAGACGTTTTTACTACGATGAACTCGGACACTTGGCCGCCGACGATAATACTACAAATAGCAATATTGTGACTCCACCACAGTCCACATGAAAAATACGATATCTTACGCAGATTGACAGTGAAACTGGATTCCAGATGCAGTTAGACGCTATGCATGCCGCTGTAGATACacacaataactaataatacttataattgcaAATGTCACACAATATTTGTAGCCAAAAAATCAAAGTTCATTTACCTCAAACATTATcgcaagtatttatttttaattgtgtgtttataataaataaattgtatacaatataaataagtatacaaaacaattcacatttttttagtttttatacaagGTCGCATTATAAGACTTTAATTATAgtcttaaattatacttatatataagtatacaaataacaataaataataatacacccgAGGAAAACATCGACTatgcaatacattattaatataatatcgtaatatatgataaataagaaTTACCTTTAGTTAAAGCGTTTAACATCGAGTAGGTGCAATGAAGTGGTGGCACACTCGGACAcaggtcataataatataaaaaaacggcCTGGTATACGACATATAGCGCTGACGAATGGCCGAACGCAATCGGAGACGCAGATGATACGGCCACCGATAAAGAAGCCCATCGAAATCGCAAAtggtataaagtaaaaaaataaaaatacatcaaatgTCGTGTGATATTGGATTATGGATACCCGCAACCAATGGTCAGCATGTTTTTGAGTGTTGCAGTGAGACGTCTGGTTGCGGTGGTACGACGGTACTAAACGAGATccatggatataatatatataccgacTGTGGCTGTGATgacgatatatatttatttataatatatatataactaaaaattgtagTGACATAAAATTACGTCACTGACACGGAGTCACAGACTAAACGGGGCACATAAATTTGCATCGACATCGGCATGAGTTCGGAAtgctatataaacattatacatatcaaCCATCAGACGCTTGTCTAACCGGACGACAATTTAATTGGGATTGCAGTTAAGCAACATCGCGCTTACCAGAAAAAGTGTCCGGCActgtaataacttaaataaaagtgtttttaagatggaagcgtACTTTCGATTCCTCTTAAAACGGTGTAGCGTgcttaagggaccgtcggacttTCTTTCTGTATCCATAAAAtgtcgaaaatccaaatattaagCTACTAAGTACgccaaaaccatttttttgaaaaaaactcgtacgCAAGTTTTCGAGgtgaaaaaatcatttttcgactctgaaactttacacgcatagTAAGACGGATGACCACAACcgtttgcgcgcaaaaaaatactaaataatcgaaatttttattttatataacaggTGGGGCAGCCCCTGATTgtattttgccgtttttcacctaaaaaactaaatataagtgtttttaagatggaagcgtACTTTCGATTTCTCTTAAAACGGTGTAGCGTgcttaagggaccgtcggacttTCTTTCTGTATCCATACAAtgtcgaaaatccaaatattaagCTCTTAACTACGCCTAAaccactttttttaaataaaactggtATGCAAGTTTTTGaggtgaaaaaattatttttcgactctgaaactttacacgcatagTAAGACGGATGACCACAGCcgtttgcgcgcaaaaaaatactaaataatcgaaatttttattttatataacaggTGGGGCGGCCCCTGATTgtattttgccgtttttcacctaaaaaactaaatataagtgtttttaagatggaagcgtACTTTCGATTCCTCTAAAAACGGTGTAGCGTgcttaagggaccgtcggacttTCTTTCTGTATCCATACAATgtcaaaaatccaaatattaagCTCCTAAGTTCAccaaaaccacttttttgaaaaaaactagtACGCAAGTTTTCGaggtgaaaaaattatttttcgactttGAAACTTTACAGGCATAGTGAGGCGGATGATCACAACGGTTTGCGCGAAAAAAAACAGGAAATAATCGGgatgaacatattatgtttctggataaataaaataatacaacgcaaactattttaaatttgtgtgatagatcgtattattattataacagcaAGGTGTTATGGactacaaaagtaaaattaataaataaatattgcaattatcTTGAAAATAGGTTCTCGATCCATTtatctaatgaaatatattatattacttggtactgtattagtattactgattaataatatgttatatcatGTAAGTCATGTTTATTCGtgcattacaatttattaaaatatgtacgtatCTTTTTAAGAGAGGGCCCAATTTGAAAAGTGTCCAAAATAATTGTAGGCACCCCTGATATTCTGGTCTTCGCTCACCTATGCGTGATGGAAAAGCAATGCGAACACCAAAACGAAAAGTGAATCGTCGGGCGAATATGAATTTTACCAATACGGTACATATTTTTGACTTCTGAGTGTATACCAATATACACTCATTGCTCAATAAAcactaattgatttatattaatctatatcATGAACTAATaggcactatattataaataatacatatatatttatatatatatatatattcaacgaTTGTATCATATACCTGTTACATTATACACAAGTAGTCataatggtaaatataatttattaactcaaTACTAAGCGGATAAgtggttattaatttattaaatatataattacgtatttatctactatttaggtataaatctatatacaaGTTTGACCGTAGATTAGtacgtacattttaatttttttcaatgtttggAAATAGATGTTTaagtgattatatattttggaaaaaaatattgaatataaagacaagaataaaccattatttttttttcaattgttatttttagaaaatattctgCTCCAGGAGTTTggagtatgaaataataatgataataataattggtgtttttgttcaaaaaagccaaaaatatataagaagatgttaataaaataataaaaacataatttttgttgataaaaaatatgtttatctttaaaataaattatgggtaatttaaattaacttaattttcgattaaaaagcgtatgttaaaatatatacattgtatgcaTACTATATACGAGTAGTATGGCtgttcaattatttcaattaatcgattagtttaataaaactatttcaacAACCAAATACTGTACTCTTGATAAAAATCTTTGATTAatcgaaattttcaattatttctgaattgttaaaaatcaattacatattacGATAATCGAATAACGAACATCCCACTGTGAGTACTATTTTGTATCTATAAGATGCAGAATACTAATTGCATGTCCAtgtgaaatatcataattttataatggtcATGATtcgtgtaaaaatttaaataaaaattaaagtctaATAAATActctagataataatattcgtatctattaatttgatactggttattagattaaatcaacctgatttaataaattgtcttcatgaccataattattatttagctcTATATGCAGAGACGGACTTACAATTTTTCCACCCCAATACATTacaacactattatattatatttatataaataaaagtggaAATATACTGAAAAATTGCGGCGCCCCCGAAAGATGTTGCACCCTAGACACGTGCCTATACGGTTGCCTATGCGTAAATCCACCACTGTCCATACGTCTTGTTTGCcgtaaaattagaatattttagcaacaacaatataaacttatataagttGTACATTGAGATGAAAATGGAAGTGAACCGTAGATTGTGAGCGAAGTGATCGATTTTTCCAGTTATATGAGTTAATTATATTGGATTGATTTAAACTTTtgattcacatattatatgtatactatacctgctacaattaaaaactgaaatgacAAATACTGACCgttgtacctatacctacctacctatatgtaatataattttatttaaattttttttttttttgacgggtaatatattaatattataaaattttaaaaagtacgatatttaatttgttttaaggcATTACATTGCGTTACTTACTTACCTTAGGAATTAGCTAAAATAAAGCCATAAACATttcgatatatatttattcacaattgtattgttttatcaatACTTTATGACtggtgttaaattatttaatatactgtgttattctaaatttataaatatgctaATTTGAGTTCATATACAATGAataccaaattattattgtggtaTTTTTACAGCTACATCATTacgtattaatatgtttttaccgCAGTTAGATTTTCAATACGCGGAACGTTAAATCTAACCGTTAATTCAAATAGattaaaactttgaaatattgaattagaTTGTCGTGCCTTGGTGACAGTTTTGTCTTCATATTGTTTTACCAGTTTCGGTACAATATCAGAAGGAATTAATGAAGAGTGGAACTTTTTACCGTCACCGCGGATGAAAGGCAAACAGCGTTAATTTAAGTACGACCGGAAATGGCCTCAGCTGGTTCAAAACATTTACGGATTTAACTGGCTGAAAAGCTTCAGACGCAAATAGTTCACTACTAAGTTCAGACATAAGatctaattgatattattgcaCAGATACAATATTgaagtatataattacaaacgtGTATTGATTATGATTTTAGTCACCGctccaccccccccccccacaaGTGCTAAGACGAAAAATTGTGtatgaattacaaaatataaaattataaatacatttttagctgtccaaataataaaatgtagttaatttaatattttttttttaattcactcATATAggtagtacatattttatatttatactttatatatctatgttaagacgtattttatactattattctataatctaTTAATCTATACAGGAAATAAgagaatatagataatataactattgacttaataaactattgttaatgattatacattgtacgtaatatacttatatattataataactaataacaaacAGCGACGTAAACAGACGTATTGGGACGTGAACGCCGATCTAAAAATAGGGACAtgagaaattgaaaaaaaagtaataattattttaataacgtcaaaaacattgtaataatataatataatacatagttaattttatcgtTCATCCCTGCCGTGTTTTCTATACGGCGATGATTGTCGGCTTTGAACATTGCTTCATGGCAAGGAAGAATTTTCGGGGAAAGGACCCAAGACCGTCACCATGGCAACCTAGGCTcagatcaataaaataataataaattaccccCAG
This sequence is a window from Rhopalosiphum maidis isolate BTI-1 chromosome 1, ASM367621v3, whole genome shotgun sequence. Protein-coding genes within it:
- the LOC113549653 gene encoding uncharacterized protein LOC113549653, coding for MSAEDSKKYCFGLIDLRCGIRIIAILNICVWMLAIILNIFFLIVVLGTKVHSFFSGNEAEENTNNRTHTIYGLLSSSFMEVVLLYFNICLKKSINEKNVQNIKHWLVMYLMVLIHILIYYSYAALVSNQPLFLLCIGLISSLIVLFMLYIVRRFYYDELGHLAADDNTTNSNIVTPPQST